GCATTCCAACCGCCTCCCCAAAATTTGTTGAACAACAACCCAAAAACAATCCGTTATCAATAAACGCTCTCATTTCGTATTTTTTTCCTCAACGACGCAAGTACTTTCACCAGCGAGGAATCAATCATGAATTACCCACAACAGGCTCATCACGTCACGCTGGTGATTACACACAGCATCCAGCCGGAAAAACAGGCCGACTATGAAAAGTGGCTGGAAACCATCATGCCGCAGGCGGCCAGCTTTCCGGGACATCTCGGCGTGAACGTGCTGCGTCCGGTGCACGGCGACAACGCCTACACCGTACTGATTCGCTTTGTGGGTATGGATGAGCTGTACGCCTGGCTGAAATCGCCTGCCCGTCAGGAACTGGTCAGGGAACTCCCGGCCATCCTGGCACAGCCGGAACATATTGAAGTTCGCCCCGGTGCCGCTTTCTGGTTTACCCCGACGCAAAAAGGCCAGGTCAAACCGGCCAAATGGAAACAATACTTACTCACGCTGGGGGTGATTTTTCCCTCAGCCAATCTGGTCCCCTGGTTTTGGAATACGGTGTTGCCGGTGAGCCACGGCACGCTGTGGGGGAATTTTCTCGATAATGCCAGCGTCGTGGCTTTAGTGGTTTTCCTGTGGATGCCACTGCTGACCCGCGTGTTAAAACAGTGGCTGATTGGCCGCAACGCATAATCTGACAGGAGAAGGAACATGACGACCGCTTCACTGATTTTGACCAACGGTAAGTTTCACACCGTTGACCGCGCCAATCCGCTGGCAACCGCTGTGGCGATTAAAGACGGTAAATTCCTTGCCGTAGGCAGCGAAGCCGAGGTAATGCGCTTTGCCGGTAACGACACACAAATCATCGATGCCAAAGGCCATACCGGCATCCCGGGCCTGAATGACTCGCACCTGCACCTGATTCGCGGCGGTCTGAACTACAATCTCGAACTGCGCTGGGAAGGCGTGCCGTCACTGGCGGATGCGCTACGGATGTTGCGTGAGCAGGCGTTGCGCACACCTTCACCGCAGTGGGTGCGCGTGGTGGGCGGCTGGACCGAATTCCA
The DNA window shown above is from Pantoea sp. At-9b and carries:
- a CDS encoding antibiotic biosynthesis monooxygenase, whose amino-acid sequence is MNYPQQAHHVTLVITHSIQPEKQADYEKWLETIMPQAASFPGHLGVNVLRPVHGDNAYTVLIRFVGMDELYAWLKSPARQELVRELPAILAQPEHIEVRPGAAFWFTPTQKGQVKPAKWKQYLLTLGVIFPSANLVPWFWNTVLPVSHGTLWGNFLDNASVVALVVFLWMPLLTRVLKQWLIGRNA